In Gossypium arboreum isolate Shixiya-1 chromosome 5, ASM2569848v2, whole genome shotgun sequence, a single genomic region encodes these proteins:
- the LOC108482976 gene encoding histone-lysine N-methyltransferase ASHH2 isoform X2 produces the protein MCLCESTALVNEPLSVVASAEQHSCSESMENLVPEPRDCIISDSSGDSTGNRYDDTVIYLEENRGESDGDSAGYSCENHCENVDCSGLKELLGARIDDHVACLNVSQGKIDVHNSENDQLCLENRLFSGKYVPTAINGSLGLSQDEFSACLSSGTEIETEICNRIQSVKDSNLTLESIAIAGCRSGCAQQNGQNDNNIVRGPLLDWKNCASSMIKSVTSSEISAICCAQTLSSLQGSGDSVSSCDWLNQKDEMSSRDFSLEGFNKAVETKSIGDTYSELLASKGCASSFETLHSAESLCTKQNAQTDNKNFIVLSGDSVAKVSEERTGIAAGAKVETSSEIMNAGDSFELSENSLCDKLVSLSCHPFDIVENGLSGRLDPPDCLTKGAYAALNSSSSIDFCGQRQNEGKVVVKADCVSEVKHHPTESSSPRRGGRKDKSSQKTNAKTRNCRNKLQLPPESIELHFRASRRKRSCSSRPGRSSIQELFSNITQFLEPCDDPEFNEVQNQKPSNARDGQGSRKSCKDQSGQSIKGSGGLSKSSTSCLRFRIKVGKGVGPSNLNSVVAEVVNLPVSVDTSYSIYGKGTGLQFPKLANVAEDKVGELGIERQFLNKEDQEKVKTCLDASFMDLKLTNNVSGSAEYLKKSAEDALGDYLVSKPNAVAESSGRAIDNKYSGSGTSPDSLVINSIPDAQVGLIHQEELHDPALNNSGFLASPGGVKSSKVSKKGKKDNHRSPRTVCLRKPKSSNNCRGRTKTRDNEFISNKAISSSAGANSSRGNGLGVSEESMKMDISMDAKACCSHHVPETKKFKNLSSSKDALNQLSKSSKSQAVRKGGSKVSDSAGSRKGNACKQWGGELKSVSKIKVKEKGSNQEIVTRGGKHPLTGNHISVDFENSDTGNSSASAYMINIDSVSDVIKQHTQPDNAWVCCDDCHKWRRIPVTLLNSIDEACRWICGDNTDKTFADCSIPQEKSNADINAELGVSDAEEDGCDGLNYKEFEKGFNNKRVTVPPPSHFWRIDSNKFLHRGCKTQTIDEIMICHCKRPPDGNLGCGDECLNRMLNIECVQDTCPCGELCSNQQFQKRKYAKMMWDRFGRKGFGLRMLENISAGQFLIEYVGEVLDMQAYEARQKEYASRGQRHFYFMTLNGSEVIDAYVKGNLGRFINHSCDPNCRTEKWMVNGEICIGLFALRDIKKGEEITFDYNYVRVFGAAAKKCHCGSSHCRGYIGGDSLSEGVIVYDDSDEESPEPMMLEDGETWNGYANVISRYSPFVGAEMQPVERVITYGVRKLEKVPEAEGSVYHSASASSKLDISAEIEDLQGNFQLPIQPEEVSPLAAPYEAVQQDDTIEHKAMKKTSRLIHILDTSLNMSDNKLPSVIIDANKESKFNTAEDKQVPPKSHPLMKTSCLSSSHKKGKLSSNSLNGTKVRMISEKSQVPAFKLKKFLESSSSCRFEAVEEKLNELLDSEGGITKRKDASKGYLKLLLLTATSGDSANGEAIQSTRELSMILDALLKTKSRLVLTDIIDKNGLQMLHNIMKKYRRDFNKIPVLRKLLKVLEYLARRKILTVERINGGPPCAGRESFLESILSFTEHNDKTVHEIARNFRDTWIPKPLRKHSYRDKVERRMELRRYLGCNRVSASHNHLRDQAIRSTEAITVVKTTTLDNSHEICSSSPTGVCQTNGTKIRKRKSRWDQPAETEKIDSRSPKKHEYSQLTILGKPTSNHMNKMSRWDKECHDILCKGEAVNVVNGKHRFQGDAPLGFSSPCSASLVSSTAALTATSFPQPKTCQLKCPEMTIAHPQTRLISRLPVSYGIPLPIVQQFGAPKDESVESWAIAPGMPFHPYPPLPPSPCPHGKKDTPPVCAANSIGNNEDAKDEQQDCCRPATSYPDNSIRSTARCNEPNSEIPCANIQRTSKRTRESSNDLGKYFRQQKRKGPPWHKSESTGSKDNNIGGTSFLDVGNVKNDVRNS, from the exons ATGTGTTTGTGCGAGAGTACGGCATTGGTTAACGAACCTTTGAGTGTAGTTGCTTCTGCAGAGCAACATTCATGCTCCGAGTCAATGGAAAACCTTGTTCCTGAGCCACGGGATTGCATTATCAGTGATTCTAGTGGGGATTCTACTGGAAATAGGTATGATGATACTGTGATTTATTTGGAAGAAAACCGGGGTGAAAGTGATGGTGACAGTGCAGGCTATTCATGTGAAAATCATTGTGAAAATGTAGATTGTTCTGGTTTAAAGGAATTGTTGGGTGCTAGGATTGACGATCACGTGGCTTGTTTGAATGTAAGTCAAGGTAAGATTGATGTTCATAATTCAGAAAATGATCAGTTGTGCTTGGAAAACAGATTATTTTCAGGTAAATATGTTCCAACTGCCATTAATGGATCCTTAGGCTTGTCTCAGGATGAATTTTCTGCTTGTTTGAGCAGTGGTACAGAGATTGAGACTGAAATTTGCAACAGAATTCAATCTGTTAAGGATAGTAACTTGACTTTAGAATCAATAGCCATTGCTGGTTGCAGGAGTGGCTGTGCCCAACAAAATGGCCAGAATGATAACAACATTGTCAGAGGTCCTCTTCTTGATTGGAAAAATTGTGCTTCATCCATGATAAAATCTGTTACGAGCAGTGAGATATCAGCTATATGTTGTGCCCAGACACTTTCCAGTTTACAAGGGTCAGGTGATTCAGTAAGTAGTTGTGACTGGCTGAACCAGAAAGATGAAATGAGTAGCAGAGATTTCTCATTGGAAGGTTTTAATAAAGCTGTAGAAACTAAAAGTATTGGTGATACATATAGTGAGTTATTGGCTTCAAAGGGTTGTGCAAGTTCATTTGAGACATTACATAGCGCTGAATCATTGTGCACAAAGCAGAATGCACAAACTGACAATAAGAATTTTATCGTTCTATCAGGAGATAGTGTTGCAAAGGTTTCCGAGGAGAGGACTGGCATTGCTGCAGGTGCAAAAGTTGAGACTTCaagtgaaataatgaatgcaggGGATTCTTTTGAGCTCAGTGAAAACTCTCTTTGTGATAAGTTAGTTTCATTGTCTTGTCATCCATTTGATATTGTTGAAAATGGTTTGTCTGGAAGGTTGGATCCACCTGATTGTCTGACAAAGGGTGCTTATGCTGCACTTAATTCTAGCAGTTCAATTGACTTTTGTGGACAAAGGCAAAATGAAGGGAAGGTTGTTGTCAAGGCTGATTGTGTTTCAGAAGTTAAACATCATCCTACAGAATCTTCCTCTCCTAGAAGGGGTGGCCGAAAAGATAAGTCTAGTCAAAAGACTAATGCAAAAACTAGGAACTGCAGGAACAAGCTGCAACTGCCACCTGAAAGTATTGAACTTCATTTTAGAGCTTCAAGAAGGAAGAGAAGCTGTTCATCCAGACCTGGTCGTTCTTCCATCCAGGAATTGTTCAGTAATATTACACAATTTCTTGAGCCATGTGATGACCCTGAGTTTAATGAAGTGCAGAATCAAAAACCATCCAATGCTAGGGATGGCCAAGGAAGCAGGAAAAGTTGCAAAGATCAGTCTGGTCAAAGCATAAAAGGGTCAGGTGGGCTAAGTAAATCTTCAACCAGTTGCTTGCGCTTTAGGATTAAAGTGGGCAAGGGGGTTGGACCAAGTAATCTGAATAGTGTGGTTGCGGAAGTTGTTAATCTGCCGGTTTCTGTTGACACTTCTTATAGTATTTATGGAAAGGGAACAGGTCTACAATTTCCAAAATTAGCCAATGTTGCTGAAGATAAAGTAGGGGAACTGGGTATTGAAAGGCAGTTTCTGAACAAGGAGGACCAAGAAAAGGTGAAAACATGCTTAGATGCTTCTTTTATGGATTTAAAACTAACAAACAATGTTTCAGGAAGCGCTGAATATCTTAAAAAGTCTGCTGAAGATGCTTTAGGTGATTACCTTGTGAGTAAGCCAAATGCAGTGGCTGAATCATCTGGAAGAGCAATAGATAACAAGTATTCAGGTTCTGGAACTTCACCAGATTCCTTAGTAATCAATTCAATTCCTGACGCCCAAGTTGGCTTAATACATCAAGAAGAGTTGCATGACCCTGCTCTGAATAATTCTGGTTTTCTTGCTTCTCCTGGAGGTGTTAAGAGTAGTAAGGTTAGCAAAAAGGGAAAGAAGGATAATCATAGATCTCCTCGTACAGTCTGCTTAAGGAAACCTAAGTCATCCAATAATTGCAGAGGTAGAACAAAAACAAGAGATAATGAATTTATCTCTAACAAGGCTATTAGTTCTTCCGCTGGTGCAAATTCTTCTAGAGGAAATGGGCTCGGAGTTTCTGAAGAGTCCATGAAAATGGATATTAGTATGGATGCTAAAGCATGTTGTAGTCATCATGTTCCTGAAACAAAGAAATTTAAGAATTTGTCTTCCTCTAAAGACGCACTGAATCAACTTTCCAAAAGTTCAAAATCTCAGGCAGTGAGAAAGGGAGGGTCCAAAGTTTCTGATTCAGCAGGTAGCAGGAAAGGAAATGCTTGTAAGCAGTGGGGAGGTGAGTTGAAGTCAGTCAGTAAGATCAAAGTAAAGGAGAAAGGCTCTAATCAAGAGATTGTAACCAGAGGAGGAAAGCATCCACTAACAG GAAATCACATTTCAGTTGATTTTGAGAACTCAGATACTGGCAACAGCAGTGCATCTGCTTACATGATTAATATTGACTCGGTATCAGATGTCATCAAGCAGCACACACAGCCTGATAATGCTTGGGTCTGTTGTGATGATTGTCATAAATGGCGGAGAATACCAGTTACACTTCTAAATTCAATTGATGAGGCATGTCGTTG GATCTGTGGGGACAACACGGATAAAACATTTGCTGACTGCTCAATCCCTCAAGAGAAATCCAATGCAGATATTAATGCAGAGTTGGGTGTATCAGATGCTGAGGAAGATGGTTGTGATGGTTTAAACTATAAGGAATTCGAGAAGGGATTCAATAATAAACGTGTGACAG TGCCACCACCATCGCATTTTTGGCGTATTGATAGCAACAAATTTTTGCACCGTGGCTGTAAAACTCAAACCATCGATGAG ATAATGATTTGCCATTGCAAACGACCTCCTGATGGTAACCTTGGTTGTGGGGATGAATGTCTAAATCGAATGCTGAACATTGAATGTGTTCAGGACACCTGTCCCTGCGGGGAGCTTTGCTCAAATCAACAG TTCCAGAAGCGAAAATATGCAAAGATGATGTGGGACAGATTTGGTAGGAAAGGTTTCGGTCTGAGGATGCTTGAGAATATTTCTGCTGGCCAGTTTCTTATTGAATACGTTGGAGAG GTGCTTGATATGCAAGCTTATGAGGCTCGACAAAAGGAGTATGCTTCTAGGGGTCAGAGGCACTTCTATTTCATGACATTGAATGGCAGTGAG GTAATAGATGCATATGTCAAAGGGAATTTGGGGCGCTTCATTAACCACAGTTGTGATCCAAATTGCCGTACTGAAAAG TGGATGGTTAATGGAGAAATTTGTATTGGACTATTTGCATTGAGAGATATAAAGAAG GGTGAAGAGATTACATTTGACTACAATTATGTGAGGGTATTTGGAGCTGCTGCCAAAAAATGTCATTGTGGTTCATCTCATTGTCGGGGTTATATAGGTGGTGATTCACTTAGTGAGGGAGTAATTGTTTATGATGATTCTGATGAAGAATCTCCTGAACCTATGATGCTTGAAGATGGTGAAACCTGGAATGGTTATGCTAATGTTATTTCTAGATATAGTCCCTTCGTTGGTGCAGAAATGCAACCTGTGGAGAGAGTAATAACTTATGGTGTCAGAAAATTGGAGAAAGTGCCAGAAGCTGAGGGCTCGGTTTACCATTCTGCTTCTGCTTCTTCTAAATTGGACATTTCAGCTGAAATAGAAGATTTGCAGGGAAATTTCCAGTTACCCATTCAACCTGAAGAAGTTTCCCCTTTGGCAGCTCCCTATGAAGCTGTTCAGCAAGATGATACCATTGAACATAAGGCTATGAAGAAAACCTCACGTTTGATTCATATATTAGATACCTCTCTAAATATGTCAGACAACAAATTACCTTCTGTTATTATTGATGCTAATAAGGAGTCAAAGTTTAACACAGCTGAAGACAAACAGGTTCCTCCAAAATCGCACCCCCTGATGAAGACATCATGTTTATCTAGCTCCCATAAGAAGGGGAAACTTAGTAGTAATTCTCTGAATGGAACTAAGGTTCGGATGATATCTGAAAAATCTCAAGTGCCTGCTTTCAAGCTCAAAAAATTCTTGGAATCTTCTAGTTCTTGCCGTTTTGAAGCAG TGGAGGAGAAACTTAATGAATTGCTGGATTCTGAGGGGGGAATAACAAAAAGAAAG GATGCTTCTAAAGGTTACTTGAAGCTTCTGCTTCTCACAGCAACTTCTGGCGATAGCGCCAATGGTGAAGCAATTCAGAG CACTCGTGAGCTTTCAATGATTCTTGATGCCCTTTTAAAAACCAAATCACGGTTGGTGCTGACCGATATAATTGACAAGAATG GTTTGCAGATGCTGCACAACATAATGAAGAAATACCGAAGGGACTTTAATAAGATTCCGGTTCTTCGGAAGCTTTTGAAG GTTTTAGAATACTTAGCAAGGAGGAAGATACTTACGGTAGAACGTATTAATGGAGGTCCTCCCTGTGCTGGAAGGGAGAG CTTTTTAGAGTCAATACTGTCATTCACAGAGCACAATGACAAAACG GTCCATGAAATAGCTCGAAATTTTCGAGATACATGGATTCCAAAACCCTTGAGAAAACATAGCTACAGGGACAAGGTTGAGAGAAGGATGGAGCTTCGCAGGTACTTGGGCTGTAACAGGGTTTCAGCCTCACACAATCATTTGCGGGACCAGGCCATAAGATCTACTGAAGCAATTACCGTTGTTAAAACAACTACACTGGATAATTCCCATGAGATTTGCTCCTCATCTCCCACAGGCGTTTGCCAAACCAATGGCACCAAAATTCGCAAGCGTAAAAGCCGCTGGGATCAGCCTGCAGAAACAGAGAAAATTGATTCACGGTCACCAAAGAAACATGAATATAGCCAATTAACCATTTTGGGTAAACCGACATCAAATCACATGAACAAGATGAGTAGATGGGATAAAGAATGTCATGACATCCTATGCAAAGGTGAAGCCGTTAATGTAGTCAATGGAAAGCACAGGTTTCAGGGGGATGCTCCACTGGGGTTCTCATCCCCTTGCAGTGCATCTTTGGTTTCCTCGACTGCTGCATTAACTGCCACTAGTTTTCCTCAACCAAAAACTTGTCAGTTGAAGTGTCCAGAAATGACCATCGCTCATCCACAGACGAGATTAATTTCCCGTTTGCCGGTCTCATATGGAATTCCATTACCCATTGTGCAGCAGTTCGGAGCACCAAAGGATGAAAGTGTAGAGAGTTGGGCAATTGCCCCCGGCATGCCATTCCACCCTTACCCACCTTTACCTCCATCTCCATGTCCCCATGGTAAGAAAGACACTCCACCTGTTTGTGCTGCTAACTCCATTGGAAATAATGAAGATGCAAAAGATGAGCAGCAGGACTGCTGTCGGCCTGCCACAAGTTATCCTGACAATAGCATTCGTAGCACAGCCCGTTGCAACGAACCAAATTCTGAAATTCCATGTGCAAACATCCAACGTACATCGAAAAGAACTAGGGAATCCTCCAATGATTTAGGTAAGTACTTCAGACAGCAGAAACGAAAAGGGCCTCCGTGGCATAAATCCGAGTCCACTGGAAGCAAGGATAATAATATTGGTGGGACTAGCTTTCTAGATGTAGGGAATGTAAAAAATGATGTGAGAAATTCTTGA